One genomic window of Mycolicibacterium neoaurum includes the following:
- a CDS encoding phosphotransferase, whose product MHSWHGGRLSRRQTELVEYRLSEPRMIADMSWDQRGTAVLDVECAQGRFVIKAAGTADHHIDREITAYRTVTGALSRTGHAPRLRYRDSAEKLIIVDHLAGELVQGSTAEFAADTYHHAGQLLRVLHGAGQRVDPDWERAEVAKSLAWLDKPHRIPARTESALRKILGQHRCLPVTVVPTHGDWQPRNWLIDSGVVRVIDFGRFAWRPAATDFARLAAQQWRADPALESAFLTGYGADPREPDRWHMMALHQAIGTAVWAHEVGDSDFEQQGHRMIDDSLSAF is encoded by the coding sequence GTGCATTCTTGGCACGGCGGCAGGCTCAGTCGGAGGCAAACCGAACTGGTCGAATACCGGCTTTCCGAACCGCGCATGATCGCCGACATGAGCTGGGACCAGCGCGGCACGGCCGTGCTCGATGTCGAGTGCGCACAGGGCCGGTTCGTGATCAAGGCCGCCGGAACCGCCGACCATCACATCGATCGAGAGATCACCGCCTACCGCACGGTGACCGGTGCGCTGTCCCGAACCGGGCATGCTCCGCGACTGCGCTACCGAGACAGCGCCGAAAAGCTGATCATCGTCGATCACCTGGCGGGCGAACTCGTGCAAGGATCGACGGCGGAGTTTGCTGCCGATACCTACCACCATGCCGGTCAGCTCCTGCGCGTCCTCCACGGCGCGGGACAACGCGTCGACCCGGACTGGGAGCGGGCCGAGGTGGCGAAATCGCTTGCGTGGTTGGATAAGCCGCACCGGATACCGGCACGCACCGAATCGGCGCTCAGGAAGATCCTGGGCCAACACCGCTGTCTCCCGGTGACGGTGGTGCCCACCCACGGTGATTGGCAACCCAGGAACTGGCTGATCGACTCCGGCGTCGTGCGGGTCATCGACTTCGGCAGATTCGCGTGGCGACCCGCCGCCACCGACTTCGCTCGACTGGCCGCCCAACAGTGGCGAGCCGATCCAGCCCTGGAGTCCGCCTTTCTCACCGGTTATGGCGCCGACCCGCGTGAGCCCGACCGTTGGCACATGATGGCACTGCACCAAGCGATCGGGACCGCGGTCTGGGCACACGAGGTCGGAGACAGCGATTTCGAGCAGCAAGGGCACCGCATGATCGACGATTCGCTGTCCGCTTTCTGA
- a CDS encoding SRPBCC family protein, whose protein sequence is MAKVDVSVSSDLTPQQAWKLASDLQRFDEWLTIFGGWRSPPPAVIEVGTQVSSLIKVKGFRNTIHWQVTEYDEPRLIGMRGTGRGGVHIALTMTVADNDPGSDLHLQAELSGGLLNGPIGALVAKMLTSDVRKSVQNLSALR, encoded by the coding sequence ATGGCGAAAGTAGATGTGTCGGTCTCGTCGGACCTGACACCACAGCAGGCCTGGAAACTGGCCTCCGATCTGCAGCGTTTCGACGAATGGTTGACCATATTCGGTGGCTGGCGCAGTCCTCCGCCCGCCGTCATCGAGGTGGGAACGCAGGTCTCGTCGTTGATCAAGGTGAAGGGTTTCCGAAACACCATTCATTGGCAGGTCACCGAGTACGACGAACCGCGGTTGATCGGAATGCGCGGAACCGGGCGCGGCGGGGTGCATATCGCGCTGACCATGACGGTCGCCGACAATGACCCGGGATCTGACCTGCACCTGCAGGCCGAGCTGTCCGGCGGTCTCCTCAACGGACCGATCGGGGCGCTGGTGGCCAAAATGTTGACCTCCGACGTGCGCAAGTCGGTCCAGAATCTGAGTGCGCTGCGCTAA
- a CDS encoding manganese catalase family protein, whose product MFTHNKDLQFEVRVSEPDPRFASLLMEQFGGANGELTAALQYFTQAFVLREKNPKMYDLFMDIATEELSHLEIVGTTITMLLDGLNDNLKVAHERCDWMPAVASKTGKEQAIHQVAVNPMFLVLSGGGPDVKDSAGNNWTGAFIDANGDPTVDLRNNLAAESRAKVVYEYLKQFTDDPGVQDTLTFLMTREIAHYQQFTAALNELPVNFPPGQLPGDPRFQNVAFNMSNGDGSVRGPWNEGQGPWPDGIEWDYVEDPERQWLGTSLRGNTGAERNPDGEPAVEGDKPFTHEQHAATS is encoded by the coding sequence ATGTTCACCCACAACAAAGACCTACAGTTCGAAGTCCGGGTCAGTGAGCCGGATCCGCGTTTCGCGTCGTTGCTGATGGAGCAGTTCGGTGGCGCCAACGGTGAACTCACCGCCGCGCTGCAGTACTTCACGCAGGCGTTCGTCCTGCGCGAGAAGAACCCGAAGATGTACGACCTGTTCATGGACATCGCGACCGAGGAACTCAGTCACCTGGAGATCGTCGGGACCACCATCACCATGCTGCTCGACGGACTGAACGACAATCTCAAGGTCGCCCACGAGCGCTGTGACTGGATGCCTGCGGTGGCCAGCAAGACCGGCAAGGAACAGGCCATCCACCAGGTCGCCGTGAATCCGATGTTCCTCGTGCTCAGCGGGGGTGGGCCGGATGTCAAAGATTCCGCGGGCAACAACTGGACCGGAGCGTTCATCGACGCCAACGGAGATCCCACCGTGGATCTGCGCAACAACCTCGCAGCCGAGTCCAGGGCCAAGGTCGTCTACGAGTACCTGAAGCAGTTCACCGATGATCCCGGTGTCCAGGACACGCTCACGTTCCTGATGACCCGAGAGATCGCGCACTATCAACAGTTCACCGCCGCGCTCAACGAATTGCCGGTGAACTTCCCGCCAGGTCAGTTGCCGGGTGATCCCCGGTTCCAGAACGTCGCCTTCAACATGAGCAACGGTGACGGATCAGTGCGCGGACCCTGGAACGAAGGTCAGGGTCCATGGCCAGACGGTATCGAGTGGGATTACGTCGAAGACCCCGAGCGGCAGTGGCTGGGAACATCGCTGCGCGGCAACACCGGGGCCGAACGTAACCCGGATGGCGAACCCGCAGTCGAGGGCGACAAGCCGTTCACCCACGAGCAGCACGCCGCCACGAGCTGA
- a CDS encoding hemerythrin domain-containing protein, producing the protein MDALTFLREDHKSVLGMLEVLDGAPSGEGAQRSGQETMVTNLVIAESQHEAIEEQYFWPVVREVLEDGDELADRAVEQEQEGKQLLQQLEDGVPGEPEYQDALQKFVALGREHIAFEQDVVWPRFEAAVSHERLVELGEKLERAKKIAPTRPHPDTPPSAGVLKTVGMVTATMDHIRDAATGRAADNPPDPQVH; encoded by the coding sequence ATGGATGCGTTGACATTTCTGCGCGAGGACCACAAGAGCGTGCTGGGCATGCTGGAGGTGCTCGACGGGGCGCCCTCGGGCGAAGGGGCGCAGCGTAGTGGCCAGGAGACGATGGTGACCAACTTGGTCATCGCCGAGTCCCAACACGAGGCGATCGAAGAACAGTATTTCTGGCCGGTGGTTCGAGAAGTGCTCGAGGACGGCGACGAGCTGGCCGACCGCGCCGTGGAGCAGGAGCAGGAGGGTAAGCAGCTACTCCAGCAGCTGGAAGATGGTGTGCCTGGTGAACCTGAGTATCAGGATGCGTTGCAGAAGTTCGTCGCCCTCGGTCGCGAGCACATCGCGTTCGAGCAGGACGTGGTGTGGCCCCGGTTCGAAGCCGCTGTCTCGCATGAGCGGCTCGTGGAGCTGGGGGAGAAGCTGGAGCGGGCGAAGAAGATCGCCCCGACCCGGCCGCATCCCGACACCCCGCCGAGCGCTGGTGTTCTCAAGACGGTCGGGATGGTGACCGCGACCATGGACCACATTCGCGATGCGGCTACCGGACGTGCCGCGGACAACCCGCCCGACCCGCAGGTGCACTGA
- a CDS encoding Fur family transcriptional regulator — MAEAGECATMLRAAGLRVTRPRLVVMDAVQENPHADTDTIFLAARRVLSDISRQTVYDALGALTTVGMVRRIQPAGATARYESRVGDNHHHLVCRSCGTIADVDCAVGEAACLSASDDLGFEIDEAEVIYWGLCPECVRKRSS; from the coding sequence ATGGCTGAGGCGGGAGAATGCGCGACGATGCTGCGGGCGGCCGGACTTCGGGTCACGCGGCCCCGGCTGGTGGTCATGGACGCTGTGCAAGAGAATCCGCACGCGGATACGGACACGATTTTCCTTGCTGCCCGTCGCGTCCTTTCCGACATATCCCGTCAGACCGTGTACGACGCCCTCGGTGCGCTGACCACCGTGGGGATGGTGCGCCGAATTCAACCGGCGGGCGCGACCGCCAGGTATGAGTCCAGGGTTGGCGACAACCACCACCACCTGGTGTGCCGGTCCTGCGGGACCATTGCCGACGTCGATTGCGCGGTCGGCGAGGCGGCATGCCTTTCGGCCTCCGATGATCTCGGGTTCGAGATCGACGAGGCCGAGGTCATCTACTGGGGACTTTGTCCCGAGTGTGTACGAAAGCGATCTTCCTGA